A single region of the Bacteroides luhongzhouii genome encodes:
- a CDS encoding CoB--CoM heterodisulfide reductase iron-sulfur subunit A family protein — protein MSKVGVFICHCGENISATVDCEKVAEAAKEMEGVAYAIDYKYMCSDPGQTLIKNAIKEYGLDGVVVAACSPRMHEPTFRRACAEAGLNPYLCEIANVREHCSWVHEKGEATTRKAVDIVKSLVEKVKRNHPLVPIQVPITKKALVIGGGIAGIQASLDIANCGHQVILVEKEPSIGGHMSQLSETFPTLDCSQCILTPRMVEVARHPNITLYTYAELEHVEGFIGNFKASIRLKAKSIDEKLCTGCGLCTTKCPNKKIPSEFNAGLGMRTAIYVPFPQAVPNKPVIDKEHCTHYRNGKCGVCEKLCPTGAIRFGQEDSIITEEVGAIVVTTGFNVLNTDFFPEYGYGKYKDVITGLQFERLASASGPTFGEIRRPSDGQIPQKIVFVACAGSRDPAKGIPYCSKICCMYTAKHAMLYQHKVHGGESYVFYMDIRAGGKNYEEFVRRAIEEDGVNYVRGRVARIYEKNGKLIVKGVDTLLGASPVEIEADMVVLATAGVANKGAEELAQKMHISYDPYQFFAESHPKLKPVETNTAGIFLAGACQAPKDIPETVGMASGAAVKVAGLFSQANLVREPLIAVVNRTTPPLFSTCVGCFMCQTACPYQAIEREEIKDRNGNVIKTVAKVNPGLCQGCGTCVAFCRSKSIDIQGYSNEQVYAEVMALLNH, from the coding sequence ATGTCTAAAGTAGGAGTTTTTATCTGCCATTGTGGTGAAAATATCAGTGCAACTGTCGACTGCGAAAAAGTGGCCGAAGCGGCAAAAGAAATGGAAGGCGTTGCCTATGCCATTGATTATAAATATATGTGTTCTGATCCGGGACAGACTTTGATAAAGAATGCCATTAAAGAATACGGATTGGATGGCGTTGTAGTTGCTGCGTGTTCTCCGCGAATGCATGAACCTACCTTTCGGAGGGCCTGTGCGGAAGCCGGCTTGAATCCTTATCTGTGTGAAATAGCTAATGTTCGCGAGCATTGCTCTTGGGTACACGAGAAAGGAGAGGCAACCACCCGTAAAGCTGTTGATATTGTCAAAAGTCTGGTTGAAAAAGTAAAACGGAATCATCCTTTGGTTCCCATTCAAGTTCCTATCACCAAAAAAGCATTGGTAATCGGAGGAGGCATTGCCGGAATCCAGGCAAGTCTGGACATCGCCAATTGCGGGCATCAGGTCATTCTGGTAGAGAAAGAACCTTCTATTGGCGGACACATGTCACAACTTTCGGAAACCTTTCCTACATTAGACTGTTCGCAGTGTATTCTCACTCCGCGAATGGTGGAAGTAGCCCGGCATCCGAATATCACTCTTTATACATACGCCGAATTGGAACATGTGGAAGGTTTTATTGGAAATTTCAAAGCCAGTATTCGCCTGAAAGCAAAGAGTATCGATGAAAAACTATGTACCGGTTGCGGACTTTGCACGACTAAATGTCCCAATAAAAAGATACCGAGCGAATTTAATGCCGGTTTGGGAATGCGTACAGCTATTTATGTTCCTTTTCCTCAAGCAGTGCCCAATAAACCGGTGATCGATAAAGAACACTGTACCCATTATCGTAACGGTAAGTGCGGAGTCTGCGAAAAGCTATGTCCAACGGGTGCTATCCGCTTCGGACAGGAAGACAGCATCATCACCGAAGAAGTAGGAGCCATTGTTGTTACCACAGGATTCAATGTGTTGAACACTGACTTTTTCCCCGAATACGGATATGGAAAATACAAAGATGTCATTACCGGGCTACAGTTTGAACGCTTGGCATCGGCTTCCGGTCCTACGTTCGGTGAAATACGCCGCCCGTCTGACGGACAGATCCCTCAAAAGATTGTATTCGTAGCATGTGCCGGTTCCCGTGACCCGGCGAAAGGGATTCCTTACTGCTCTAAAATATGCTGTATGTACACGGCTAAACATGCGATGCTTTATCAGCACAAGGTACACGGTGGCGAGTCGTACGTATTCTATATGGATATTCGTGCCGGAGGAAAGAATTATGAAGAATTTGTGCGCCGTGCCATTGAAGAGGATGGAGTGAATTACGTCCGTGGTCGCGTCGCCCGTATATATGAGAAGAACGGTAAATTGATTGTTAAAGGAGTAGATACCCTGTTGGGGGCATCGCCAGTCGAGATTGAAGCCGACATGGTAGTGCTTGCCACAGCGGGAGTCGCCAACAAAGGAGCGGAAGAACTGGCACAGAAGATGCACATTTCGTATGACCCTTATCAATTCTTTGCCGAATCTCACCCCAAACTGAAACCGGTAGAAACAAATACGGCCGGAATCTTTCTGGCAGGAGCCTGTCAGGCACCGAAAGATATTCCTGAAACAGTGGGAATGGCTTCGGGAGCCGCTGTAAAAGTGGCAGGACTGTTTTCACAGGCAAATCTGGTTCGTGAACCGTTGATAGCAGTTGTCAATCGCACTACTCCTCCGCTGTTCAGTACTTGCGTAGGGTGTTTCATGTGCCAGACGGCTTGTCCTTATCAGGCCATTGAACGTGAAGAGATAAAAGACAGGAACGGAAATGTAATAAAGACAGTCGCTAAAGTAAATCCGGGACTTTGCCAGGGTTGTGGTACCTGTGTTGCTTTCTGCCGTTCCAAATCTATTGATATACAAGGATATTCCAATGAACAGGTCTATGCCGAAGTGATGGCATTGCTGAACCATTAA
- a CDS encoding hydrogenase iron-sulfur subunit, producing MNENKNENNQEFEPRIVAFVCNWCTYAGADLTGTSRLKYATNVEIVRFPCTGRIDFMLLLKAFAGGADGIIVSGCHPNDCHYTSGNFHARRRWIVFRGLLDFLGIDVRRIRYSWVSAAEGAKWADLVNETVAGIRELGPYLEYQKASDYLEKEVVYE from the coding sequence ATGAACGAAAATAAGAACGAGAATAATCAGGAATTTGAACCGCGCATTGTAGCTTTTGTCTGTAATTGGTGCACGTATGCCGGGGCAGACCTCACAGGTACAAGCCGATTGAAGTATGCGACTAATGTAGAGATCGTCCGTTTTCCCTGTACAGGAAGAATTGATTTTATGCTATTACTGAAAGCTTTTGCCGGAGGTGCTGATGGCATTATCGTTTCGGGCTGTCATCCGAATGATTGTCACTATACATCCGGAAACTTCCACGCACGTCGTCGTTGGATTGTATTCCGCGGATTACTCGACTTCCTGGGAATTGATGTACGTCGTATCCGTTATTCATGGGTGTCGGCGGCAGAGGGTGCCAAGTGGGCTGATTTGGTGAATGAAACAGTTGCCGGAATTCGTGAACTGGGACCTTATCTGGAGTATCAGAAAGCTTCGGACTATTTGGAAAAGGAGGTTGTCTATGAGTAA
- a CDS encoding 4Fe-4S binding protein — translation MSKLTEKVIALLQEGEVNLVIGYEEGNHGTRPLFCRQADIADRLILDDRCTNNIAVYLTKPELTGTGKVAITATLPALRTIIQLAFEKQLKEDKLLVLAVDGQGEVMQFKGFDEINTYLADFPLAISEENLQLIERLKKMTREERWKYWMGEMSKCIKCYACRAACPLCYCSRCIVEVNCPQWIQPWSAPLTNMEWQINRVMHMAGRCIGCGACKQACPVGIPLHLMTQSMMEDIRDEFGVAPGAINRAGNVLSTFKAEDKENFIH, via the coding sequence ATGAGTAAACTGACAGAAAAAGTAATTGCTTTGTTGCAAGAAGGAGAAGTAAATCTTGTGATAGGCTATGAAGAAGGAAACCACGGAACACGTCCTCTTTTTTGCCGACAGGCAGATATTGCCGACAGACTGATACTGGACGACCGTTGCACAAATAATATCGCCGTTTACCTGACGAAACCGGAATTGACAGGAACAGGCAAAGTAGCTATAACAGCTACGCTTCCGGCATTACGGACCATTATTCAACTGGCATTCGAAAAACAGTTGAAAGAAGATAAGCTTCTGGTATTAGCTGTTGACGGACAAGGAGAAGTGATGCAGTTTAAAGGATTCGATGAAATAAATACGTATCTGGCAGACTTTCCTTTGGCTATTAGTGAGGAGAATCTTCAGCTGATTGAACGTCTGAAGAAGATGACTCGTGAAGAGCGTTGGAAATACTGGATGGGAGAGATGTCGAAATGTATCAAATGCTATGCTTGCCGGGCTGCTTGTCCGTTGTGTTATTGCAGCCGGTGTATTGTCGAGGTCAACTGTCCGCAATGGATACAACCCTGGTCTGCTCCGCTGACAAATATGGAATGGCAGATCAACCGGGTGATGCACATGGCGGGACGCTGCATCGGTTGCGGAGCTTGTAAACAAGCCTGTCCGGTGGGTATTCCTCTTCATTTGATGACACAAAGTATGATGGAAGACATCCGGGATGAGTTCGGGGTTGCCCCCGGCGCTATCAACCGTGCGGGAAATGTACTTTCTACCTTCAAGGCAGAAGATAAAGAGAACTTTATACATTAA
- a CDS encoding 4Fe-4S dicluster domain-containing protein, whose protein sequence is MENLHISKSSLQEWFRQMVKKEMHIFAPVQSGDKVDFKRVTSYDEVATDYVQTTQSVKRFAFPKTEVLFSYQKDGKEATLRETAINAIPETILWKIRPCDAAGFTPLTGIFNWDYKDKLYNARREKMTLISFSCAQCDESCFCTSVHGGPGNTTGSDIQITELPDQSALVEVLTAKGKALVKFFVKEYTPAEEIDKEQYLASVPTRFNVDDIREKLTGAFDSPVWKQQSERCLGCGACAYVCPTCACFDIQEDAKGSSGHRVRCWDSCGFSLFTLHTSGHNPRPTQSARWRQRILHKFSYMPERIQEIGCTGCGRCSRACPVDMNILEHLISIASHE, encoded by the coding sequence ATGGAAAATCTACATATCAGTAAAAGCAGTCTGCAAGAATGGTTTCGCCAGATGGTGAAAAAGGAAATGCATATTTTCGCTCCGGTACAATCAGGAGATAAAGTAGACTTCAAGAGAGTGACTTCTTATGATGAGGTAGCGACGGATTATGTGCAGACTACTCAGTCGGTTAAACGCTTTGCGTTTCCGAAGACAGAAGTACTGTTCTCTTATCAGAAAGACGGAAAAGAAGCCACTTTACGGGAAACGGCCATCAACGCAATTCCCGAAACCATTCTTTGGAAGATCCGTCCTTGTGATGCGGCAGGTTTTACGCCTCTTACCGGCATTTTTAATTGGGATTATAAAGATAAACTATACAATGCACGACGCGAGAAAATGACATTAATCAGTTTCAGCTGTGCACAATGTGATGAATCATGCTTCTGTACTTCCGTTCATGGAGGGCCTGGTAATACTACCGGCAGTGATATTCAGATTACGGAGTTGCCGGATCAGAGTGCGCTTGTAGAAGTGTTGACAGCAAAAGGGAAAGCATTGGTTAAATTCTTTGTGAAAGAATATACACCTGCGGAAGAAATAGATAAGGAACAATATCTGGCATCCGTTCCCACCCGTTTCAACGTTGATGATATACGTGAAAAGTTGACGGGAGCATTCGATAGCCCTGTTTGGAAACAACAGTCCGAACGTTGCCTGGGATGCGGGGCATGCGCTTATGTTTGTCCTACCTGTGCCTGCTTTGATATTCAGGAAGACGCTAAAGGTTCGTCCGGTCATCGTGTCCGTTGTTGGGACTCTTGCGGCTTTTCGCTGTTCACCCTTCACACGTCCGGACATAATCCGCGTCCGACACAAAGTGCCCGTTGGCGTCAGCGCATCTTGCATAAGTTCTCCTATATGCCCGAGCGGATACAGGAAATCGGTTGTACCGGGTGCGGACGTTGTTCGCGTGCCTGTCCGGTAGATATGAATATACTTGAACACTTAATATCGATAGCAAGCCATGAATGA
- a CDS encoding FAD/NAD(P)-binding protein: protein MNEQSNIYLPHLMVIEKITHEAPGVKTFRLKFKDEKEGEDFHFIAGQFGEYSVFGEGESTFCIASSPTRKGYIECTFRQAGRVTTGLAKLEEGATVGFRGPFGNTFPLDEWKGKNLLFVAGGIALPPMRCVIWNALDRREDFKDITIVYGAKSVNDLVYKEELKEWENRPDVNLITTVDPGGETPDWTGKVGFVPSVLEAAAPASMNTVAIVCGPPVMIKFTFPVLEKLGFADENIYTTLENRMKCGVGKCGRCNVGKLYICKDGPVFTKAQLNDIPPEY, encoded by the coding sequence ATGAATGAGCAGTCGAACATATACCTTCCGCACCTGATGGTGATTGAGAAGATAACCCATGAAGCTCCGGGAGTCAAGACATTCCGGTTAAAATTTAAAGACGAGAAGGAGGGGGAAGACTTTCACTTTATAGCCGGACAGTTCGGTGAATACTCGGTGTTTGGTGAAGGAGAGTCCACTTTTTGTATTGCTTCGTCACCTACTCGTAAAGGATATATCGAGTGTACATTCCGTCAGGCAGGACGGGTAACTACCGGGCTTGCCAAACTGGAAGAAGGAGCTACCGTCGGTTTTCGCGGACCTTTCGGAAATACATTCCCCTTGGACGAGTGGAAAGGAAAGAACCTGCTGTTCGTGGCAGGTGGTATAGCGCTTCCGCCGATGCGTTGTGTCATCTGGAATGCATTAGACAGGCGGGAAGACTTTAAAGATATAACGATTGTCTACGGAGCTAAGTCGGTGAACGACCTGGTATATAAAGAAGAGCTGAAAGAATGGGAAAACCGTCCGGATGTAAATCTGATTACTACGGTTGACCCCGGAGGTGAGACTCCCGACTGGACAGGAAAGGTTGGTTTTGTTCCTTCGGTGCTTGAAGCTGCTGCACCTGCCAGTATGAATACCGTAGCAATAGTCTGCGGACCTCCGGTAATGATTAAGTTCACTTTTCCCGTGTTGGAGAAGTTAGGCTTTGCGGATGAGAATATTTACACCACACTGGAGAACCGGATGAAATGTGGTGTTGGAAAATGTGGCAGGTGTAATGTAGGGAAGCTGTATATCTGCAAAGACGGCCCCGTATTTACTAAAGCCCAGTTGAATGATATACCTCCTGAATACTGA
- a CDS encoding LapA family protein, translating into MIHLLLSTLAMMGLTFLIGFFVAAVIKLIAYAADSFDFYSSHRLELLRLRRWRQHRQKVERLIRQIPIAGEDALGDSREDYSRGIDRNFTGYPGYYHGVSPGASENNLMNYYYSQDTREFFLREEEQAHVIKKNSKKPTNK; encoded by the coding sequence ATGATTCATTTATTACTATCTACTCTTGCGATGATGGGGCTTACGTTCCTCATAGGCTTCTTTGTAGCTGCAGTCATTAAGTTGATTGCCTATGCGGCCGATTCATTTGATTTTTATAGTTCCCACCGTTTGGAGCTACTCCGGTTGCGACGCTGGCGGCAGCATCGGCAAAAGGTGGAGAGATTAATCCGGCAGATACCCATTGCAGGCGAAGATGCTTTGGGAGATTCCCGTGAAGACTACAGTAGGGGGATTGACAGGAACTTTACTGGTTATCCCGGCTATTATCATGGAGTGAGCCCGGGAGCTTCAGAAAATAACCTGATGAATTATTATTATTCGCAGGACACCCGCGAATTCTTTCTTCGGGAAGAAGAGCAGGCCCACGTCATTAAGAAAAACTCAAAGAAACCTACTAACAAGTAA
- a CDS encoding sodium ion-translocating decarboxylase subunit beta: MENIDFATLFQGIGTMMESGCMLACARIFLVLLGLLLIYLGWKGVLEPMVMIPMGLGMVAINCGTLMMPDGTLGNLFLDPMLSDTDQLMNTMQINFLQPVYTLTFSNGLIACFVFMGIGALLDVGFLLQKPFASIFLALCAELGTFLTVPIASALGLTLKESASVAMVGGADGPMVLFTSLALAKHLFVPITVVAYLYLGLTYGGYPYLVKLLVPKRFRAIKMVTKKAPKNYDAKVKLAFSAVLCAILCFLFPVASPLFFSLFLGVAVRESGMKHIYDFVSGPLLYGSTFMLGVLLGVLCDAHLLLDPKILKLLVLGIVALLLSGVGGIIGGYIMYIIKRGNYNPVIGIAAVSCVPTTAKVAQKIVSKDNPDSFVLGDALGANISGVITSAIITGIYITIIPYL, encoded by the coding sequence ATGGAAAATATAGACTTTGCGACCTTATTTCAAGGCATTGGCACTATGATGGAAAGCGGCTGTATGCTTGCCTGTGCCAGAATTTTCTTGGTACTCCTTGGTTTGTTACTTATTTATTTAGGTTGGAAAGGTGTACTTGAACCAATGGTAATGATTCCGATGGGATTGGGAATGGTAGCTATCAATTGCGGTACACTGATGATGCCTGACGGAACATTAGGTAATCTTTTTCTCGACCCGATGCTTTCCGATACGGATCAATTAATGAATACCATGCAGATAAACTTTCTTCAACCTGTCTACACACTGACATTCAGTAACGGACTGATAGCCTGTTTCGTCTTTATGGGGATCGGCGCGCTTTTGGATGTAGGCTTCCTGCTTCAAAAACCATTTGCAAGTATATTCCTGGCTTTGTGCGCAGAGCTGGGCACTTTTCTGACAGTACCTATTGCTTCTGCTCTTGGTCTGACTCTGAAAGAAAGTGCATCTGTGGCTATGGTAGGTGGAGCGGATGGGCCAATGGTTTTGTTTACTTCGTTGGCATTGGCAAAGCATCTCTTTGTTCCTATTACGGTGGTTGCCTATCTTTATTTGGGCTTGACATATGGAGGCTATCCTTACTTGGTAAAACTGTTGGTTCCCAAACGCTTCCGTGCTATTAAGATGGTGACAAAGAAAGCTCCAAAGAATTACGACGCTAAAGTGAAACTGGCTTTCTCTGCTGTTCTTTGTGCTATTCTCTGTTTCTTGTTCCCGGTAGCTTCTCCTTTGTTTTTCTCTTTGTTCCTGGGTGTTGCTGTTCGTGAGTCGGGTATGAAACATATCTATGATTTTGTGAGTGGTCCGTTGCTTTATGGCTCCACTTTTATGTTGGGCGTACTGCTCGGTGTACTTTGTGATGCACATCTGTTGCTCGATCCGAAGATCTTGAAACTATTAGTATTGGGTATTGTAGCATTATTACTTTCCGGTGTCGGAGGAATAATCGGAGGATATATCATGTATATTATTAAACGGGGTAATTACAATCCGGTAATCGGTATTGCAGCTGTTAGCTGTGTACCCACTACCGCGAAGGTTGCACAAAAGATTGTAAGCAAAGATAATCCGGACTCATTTGTTCTGGGAGATGCTTTGGGAGCTAATATCTCGGGAGTAATTACTTCGGCTATTATTACTGGTATTTATATTACGATAATTCCATATTTATAA
- a CDS encoding copper homeostasis protein CutC has translation MGKYQFEICTNSVESCLAAQEGGADRVELCAGIPEGGTTPSYGEIAIAREVLTHTRLHVIIRPRGGDFLYSDIEIRTMLKDIAIARKSGADGVVFGCLTAEGEVDLPAMQKLMEAAQGLSVTFHRAFDVCRNPQRALEQIIELGCNRILTSGQQPTAELGIPLLEELQKQTAGRITLLAGCGVNENNIARIAAETGINEFHFSARENIQSEMRFRNEAVSMGGTVHINEYERNVTSIRRVKETIDAALHG, from the coding sequence ATGGGAAAGTATCAATTTGAGATTTGTACCAATTCAGTGGAAAGTTGCCTGGCCGCACAGGAAGGTGGCGCAGACCGCGTGGAACTGTGCGCCGGAATACCGGAAGGCGGAACAACCCCTTCTTACGGAGAAATTGCCATTGCAAGAGAAGTATTGACTCACACCCGCCTGCACGTTATTATCCGCCCTCGTGGAGGAGACTTCCTTTATTCGGATATCGAAATCCGGACAATGCTGAAAGACATCGCAATCGCACGGAAATCAGGGGCAGACGGAGTCGTATTCGGTTGCCTGACAGCAGAGGGTGAAGTAGATTTACCGGCAATGCAGAAACTAATGGAAGCAGCCCAAGGGCTATCTGTGACTTTTCACCGGGCATTTGATGTATGCCGTAATCCGCAAAGAGCATTGGAACAGATCATCGAACTGGGGTGTAACCGTATCCTGACTTCCGGCCAGCAACCTACGGCTGAACTGGGAATCCCCCTTTTAGAAGAATTACAGAAACAGACCGCCGGAAGAATCACGTTACTCGCCGGATGCGGAGTGAATGAAAATAATATTGCACGCATTGCCGCAGAAACCGGAATCAACGAGTTTCATTTCTCGGCACGCGAAAACATTCAAAGTGAGATGAGATTCAGAAACGAAGCTGTCTCCATGGGAGGCACGGTACACATCAATGAATATGAACGCAATGTGACTTCCATACGAAGAGTAAAAGAAACGATTGATGCCGCTTTACATGGATAA
- the rny gene encoding ribonuclease Y yields MIAIIATAIACFIVGGILSYILFRYVLKSKYDNILKEAETEAEVIKKNKLLEVKEKFLNKKADLEKEVALRNQKIQQAENKLKQREMVLSQRQEEIQRKKMEAEAVKENLEAQLVIVDKKKDELDKLQQQEIDKLEAISGLSAEEAKERLVESLKEEAKTQAQSFINDIMDDAKLTASKEAKRIVIQSIQRVATETAIENSVTVFHIESDEIKGRIIGREGRNIRALEAATGVEIVVDDTPEAIVLSAFDPVRREIARLALHQLVTDGRIHPARIEEVVAKVRKQVEEEIIETGKRTTIDLGIHGLHPELIRIIGKMKYRSSYGQNLLQHARETANLCAVMASELGLNPKKAKRAGLLHDIGKVPDEEPELPHALLGMKLAEKYKEKPDICNAIGAHHDETEMTSLLAPIVQVCDAISGARPGARREIVEAYIKRLNDLEQLAMAYPGVTKTYAIQAGRELRVIVGADKIDDKQTESLSGEIAKKIQDEMTYPGQVKITVIRETRAVSFAK; encoded by the coding sequence ATGATAGCAATAATAGCAACAGCAATTGCTTGCTTCATCGTAGGAGGAATCCTTTCATATATACTATTCCGGTATGTACTGAAATCCAAATACGACAATATCCTGAAAGAAGCGGAGACGGAAGCGGAAGTAATTAAGAAAAACAAGCTGCTGGAAGTGAAGGAGAAATTCCTGAATAAGAAAGCAGACCTTGAAAAGGAGGTAGCATTGCGGAATCAGAAGATTCAGCAAGCGGAAAACAAGCTGAAACAACGTGAAATGGTACTTAGCCAGCGTCAGGAAGAAATCCAACGTAAAAAGATGGAAGCCGAAGCGGTAAAAGAGAACCTGGAAGCGCAACTTGTGATTGTCGATAAGAAAAAAGATGAACTCGATAAACTGCAACAGCAGGAAATCGATAAACTGGAAGCAATCTCCGGATTGTCTGCCGAAGAGGCCAAAGAACGCCTGGTAGAATCTCTGAAGGAAGAAGCCAAGACGCAGGCACAATCATTCATCAACGACATTATGGATGATGCCAAATTAACAGCCAGCAAAGAAGCCAAGCGTATCGTTATCCAGTCTATCCAACGGGTAGCAACGGAAACCGCCATTGAAAACTCTGTTACGGTATTCCATATCGAATCGGATGAAATCAAGGGACGTATTATCGGACGTGAAGGACGTAATATCCGTGCTTTGGAAGCTGCTACCGGCGTTGAAATCGTTGTAGACGATACTCCGGAAGCAATCGTTCTTTCTGCCTTCGACCCGGTTCGCCGTGAAATTGCCCGTCTAGCCCTGCATCAGCTTGTGACTGACGGACGTATCCATCCGGCCCGTATCGAAGAAGTGGTAGCTAAAGTACGCAAACAAGTGGAAGAAGAGATTATCGAAACCGGTAAACGTACTACCATCGACTTGGGTATCCACGGTCTGCATCCTGAATTGATCCGTATCATCGGTAAGATGAAATATCGTTCTTCTTATGGTCAGAACTTGTTGCAACATGCACGCGAAACAGCCAATCTTTGTGCTGTGATGGCATCTGAACTGGGACTGAACCCGAAGAAAGCAAAACGTGCAGGTTTGCTGCATGATATCGGTAAAGTGCCTGATGAAGAACCAGAATTGCCGCACGCATTGCTGGGTATGAAACTTGCCGAGAAATACAAAGAAAAACCGGATATCTGCAACGCTATCGGTGCTCACCACGACGAAACGGAAATGACCAGTCTGCTGGCTCCTATCGTACAGGTATGTGACGCCATCTCCGGTGCACGTCCGGGTGCCCGTCGCGAAATCGTAGAGGCTTATATCAAGCGTCTGAACGATCTCGAACAACTGGCTATGGCTTATCCGGGTGTAACAAAGACGTATGCTATCCAGGCAGGACGCGAACTCCGTGTTATTGTCGGTGCAGACAAGATTGACGACAAACAGACAGAAAGCCTGTCAGGTGAAATCGCCAAGAAGATCCAAGATGAAATGACTTACCCGGGACAAGTGAAGATTACCGTCATCCGTGAAACACGTGCGGTAAGTTTCGCTAAATAA
- a CDS encoding cell division protein ZapA codes for MNDKIKINLQIADSNYPLTINREEEQMVREAAKQVNIRLNKYREVYKNLEPEKIIAMVAYQFSLERLQLMQRNDTSPYVEKVKELTELLEDYFKEE; via the coding sequence ATGAACGATAAAATAAAAATAAACCTGCAGATAGCAGACTCAAACTACCCGTTGACCATTAACCGTGAGGAAGAACAGATGGTACGGGAAGCTGCCAAACAGGTAAATATCAGGCTTAATAAGTACCGGGAAGTCTATAAAAATCTGGAACCCGAAAAAATTATTGCCATGGTAGCCTATCAGTTCTCGTTAGAGAGACTGCAATTGATGCAACGTAATGATACCAGCCCCTATGTGGAGAAGGTAAAAGAACTGACAGAATTGCTGGAGGATTATTTTAAGGAAGAATAA
- a CDS encoding SMP-30/gluconolactonase/LRE family protein — MKKYYLLSLATASLIGATCIQCTSPKQKSGENTLPQKSELFATLPDCCPTPDGMAVASNGDLILACPNFADITQPACLMRITKDGKITKWLDVPVLEETGWASPMGIAFNEEGDLFICDNQGWSGAEKARNKGRILRLKFDNGQLKETIAVASGMEHPNGLRIRNGKLYVTQSSLSQIKDPSGLLVSGVYCFDMNDRDVAVTNTSEDKNLITTVITKNPEVQYGLDGIVFNEAGDLFVGNFGDGAVHRIKMDAEGKVLSNDVWAQDTTQLRTTDGMCIDDRGNIWVADFSANAVARIDKDGKIQRIAQSPDCDGSDGGLDQPGEPIVWNGQVIVSCFDLVTGPDKVNTKHDKPFTLAKLSLEEKE, encoded by the coding sequence ATGAAAAAGTATTATTTACTATCTCTTGCGACAGCTTCTTTGATAGGAGCAACTTGTATTCAATGTACTTCTCCGAAACAAAAGAGTGGGGAGAATACTCTTCCGCAGAAGAGTGAATTGTTTGCAACCCTACCGGACTGTTGTCCGACACCGGACGGAATGGCTGTCGCTTCCAATGGGGATTTGATCCTGGCTTGTCCGAATTTTGCAGATATTACACAACCAGCTTGTCTAATGCGTATCACTAAAGATGGCAAGATAACGAAGTGGCTTGATGTTCCGGTATTGGAAGAAACCGGTTGGGCTTCTCCGATGGGGATTGCTTTTAATGAAGAAGGCGACTTGTTTATTTGTGACAATCAAGGTTGGAGCGGAGCAGAGAAAGCACGGAATAAAGGACGCATTCTTCGCCTGAAGTTTGATAACGGTCAATTGAAAGAAACAATCGCCGTAGCATCCGGTATGGAGCATCCTAATGGTCTTCGTATCCGCAATGGAAAATTGTATGTCACTCAAAGTTCATTATCGCAAATCAAAGATCCTTCGGGTTTGCTTGTCAGCGGCGTATATTGTTTTGATATGAATGACCGTGATGTGGCAGTTACGAATACATCCGAAGATAAAAATCTCATTACCACTGTTATCACGAAGAATCCTGAAGTGCAATACGGATTGGATGGAATCGTATTTAATGAAGCGGGCGACCTTTTTGTAGGAAACTTCGGTGATGGTGCCGTTCACCGCATTAAGATGGATGCGGAAGGTAAAGTGCTTAGTAATGATGTATGGGCACAAGATACCACCCAGTTACGTACTACGGACGGAATGTGCATAGACGATAGAGGAAATATATGGGTAGCGGACTTCTCGGCAAATGCGGTTGCACGTATTGATAAAGATGGAAAGATTCAGCGCATTGCTCAAAGTCCTGATTGTGACGGTAGCGACGGAGGCTTGGATCAGCCGGGTGAACCTATCGTGTGGAACGGACAAGTAATTGTATCCTGTTTCGACCTGGTGACCGGACCGGACAAGGTTAATACTAAACATGATAAGCCTTTCACGTTGGCCAAACTGTCATTGGAAGAAAAAGAATAG